A window from Patescibacteria group bacterium encodes these proteins:
- the atpG gene encoding ATP synthase F1 subunit gamma has translation MAKIKEIKSRIKSVSNTKKVTRAMEMVSAAKMRKAIESVLNTRTYANSSWEIILNLAGSINGKSTPHPLLAKRQNIEKIGIILITSNRGLCGGFNTALINKVIHSIKKHQESGDKKIETDFILLGKKGASVCRNYGYNIAADFPKLDLNPEFKEVAPVAKIIIDGFLSGKYDKIMVAYTDFINAVNQAPRVKQLLPVDINSDEEYLGVVGEDTRVGLDKKFIEEKEKKHLNSGEFKYEYIFEPNPEEVLDKVVPRLIEIQLYQALLESTASEHSARMTAMHKATDSASEMVQDLTLFYNKARQGSITAEIAEISAGAEALNK, from the coding sequence ATGGCAAAAATTAAAGAGATAAAATCAAGAATAAAATCCGTCAGCAATACTAAGAAAGTTACAAGAGCGATGGAGATGGTTTCAGCCGCAAAAATGCGCAAGGCTATTGAAAGTGTCTTAAATACAAGAACATACGCGAATTCCAGTTGGGAGATTATCTTAAATTTAGCAGGTTCAATCAACGGTAAATCTACTCCTCACCCACTCCTTGCAAAAAGACAAAATATTGAAAAGATTGGAATAATCCTCATCACTTCTAACCGTGGATTGTGCGGAGGATTCAATACAGCCTTGATAAACAAAGTTATACATTCTATAAAAAAACACCAAGAATCAGGTGATAAGAAAATTGAAACTGATTTTATTTTACTAGGAAAAAAAGGGGCGAGTGTTTGCCGAAATTATGGCTATAATATTGCAGCTGATTTCCCTAAACTTGACCTTAACCCTGAATTTAAAGAAGTTGCCCCTGTGGCTAAGATAATAATCGACGGTTTCTTATCCGGTAAATACGATAAAATTATGGTCGCTTATACCGACTTCATAAACGCCGTCAATCAAGCGCCCAGAGTCAAACAACTTCTACCGGTTGACATAAACTCCGATGAAGAATATCTTGGTGTTGTCGGGGAAGATACTCGAGTCGGCTTAGATAAAAAATTCATAGAAGAAAAAGAAAAAAAACATTTGAACTCAGGGGAATTTAAATATGAATATATTTTTGAACCTAATCCGGAAGAAGTTTTAGACAAGGTAGTCCCAAGACTGATAGAAATCCAACTTTACCAAGCGCTCTTAGAATCAACTGCGTCAGAACATAGCGCCAGAATGACCGCTATGCACAAGGCTACTGATTCAGCATCGGAAATGGTCCAAGACCTAACATTATTTTATAACAAAGCGCGCCAAGGAAGTATTACAGCAGAAATCGCTGAAATATCAGCAGGAGCAGAAGCACTTAATAAGTAA
- the atpD gene encoding F0F1 ATP synthase subunit beta — protein sequence MKKESGTNITAETNTKARQATAEAGQVRQIIGAIVDVYFETNLPEIFTALKIKTGNKEIVLETQQHIGSNVVRTIAMTSTDGLKRGDVVINTGDPISAPVGEETLGRIFDVLGNAIDGKPEPKTVKKYPIHKTAPEFTSQSTDTEILETGIKVIDLICPILKGGKVGLFGGAGVGKTVIIQELINNIAKAHGGVSVFAGVGERTREGNDLYHEMKESKVIDKLAMVFGQMNEPPGARARVALTALSMAEYFRDEKNQDVLFFVDNIFRFTQAGSEVSTLLGRMPSAVGYQPTLATEMGELQERITSTDKGSITSIQAVYVPADDLTDPAPATTFAHLDSTVVLSRGLSELGIYPAVDPLDSSSIILDPKIVGERHYQVARGVQKVLQRYKDLQDIIAILGMEELSDEDKLTVSRARKIQRFLSQPFFVAETFTGASGKYVKLDETITGFEEILDGKHDDKNEGEFYMKGGIEEVISKK from the coding sequence ATGAAAAAAGAATCAGGGACAAATATAACTGCAGAGACAAACACCAAGGCGAGACAAGCCACCGCCGAAGCGGGGCAAGTAAGACAGATTATCGGCGCGATAGTCGATGTGTATTTTGAGACTAATTTACCGGAGATTTTTACTGCACTAAAGATAAAAACAGGAAACAAAGAAATCGTCCTAGAAACTCAACAGCATATTGGCTCTAATGTTGTAAGAACAATTGCGATGACATCAACAGATGGACTCAAGAGAGGTGATGTTGTAATAAACACAGGCGATCCTATCAGCGCACCTGTTGGAGAAGAGACCTTGGGACGTATTTTTGATGTACTGGGAAATGCCATTGATGGTAAACCAGAGCCTAAAACAGTAAAAAAATACCCTATACATAAAACAGCGCCTGAATTTACATCACAGTCTACTGATACAGAGATATTAGAAACGGGTATTAAAGTGATAGACCTAATCTGCCCAATACTTAAAGGTGGAAAAGTCGGACTGTTCGGTGGAGCCGGAGTAGGTAAGACAGTGATCATCCAAGAGCTTATCAATAACATTGCCAAAGCTCATGGCGGAGTATCTGTGTTTGCCGGCGTCGGAGAAAGGACCCGTGAAGGAAATGACCTATACCACGAGATGAAAGAGTCAAAAGTGATAGATAAGCTCGCTATGGTCTTCGGCCAGATGAATGAACCGCCGGGAGCCAGAGCTCGCGTAGCCCTAACTGCACTCTCAATGGCTGAATATTTCCGTGATGAGAAAAATCAAGATGTGCTTTTCTTCGTTGATAATATTTTTCGTTTCACCCAGGCAGGATCTGAAGTTTCCACTCTTTTAGGCAGGATGCCGTCAGCTGTTGGTTATCAACCAACACTTGCCACAGAAATGGGTGAACTCCAAGAAAGGATTACTTCTACGGACAAAGGATCTATTACGTCTATCCAAGCAGTTTATGTGCCGGCAGACGACCTTACCGACCCGGCGCCGGCAACAACCTTTGCTCATCTTGACTCCACAGTAGTACTATCTAGGGGACTATCTGAGTTGGGTATTTACCCTGCAGTTGACCCACTAGACTCTTCTTCTATCATTCTTGACCCAAAGATTGTAGGGGAAAGACATTACCAAGTGGCAAGAGGTGTCCAAAAAGTCTTACAAAGATATAAAGACCTCCAAGATATTATTGCCATCTTAGGAATGGAAGAACTGTCAGATGAAGATAAGTTAACCGTATCACGCGCAAGGAAGATTCAAAGATTCTTGTCTCAACCATTTTTCGTCGCGGAAACTTTCACAGGAGCTTCCGGTAAATATGTCAAACTAGACGAAACAATCACAGGATTTGAAGAGATATTAGACGGCAAGCATGACGATAAAAACGAAGGAGAATTCTATATGAAGGGAGGAATAGAAGAAGTAATATCTAAAAAATAA
- the atpC gene encoding ATP synthase F1 subunit epsilon, which produces MPQKTIKFEIVTPERVVFREVVLQATIPTKDGEITVLPNHIPLISILKPGVIELKTQERGREIIAVSGGFIEVLKDKIVILADTAEKAEEIDLEKTEEARKRAEKIKIEGIHKDDVSFTDATIKIEKEIARAIAVKRWKNIRDLN; this is translated from the coding sequence ATGCCTCAAAAGACAATAAAATTTGAGATAGTTACTCCTGAGAGGGTTGTCTTTCGTGAAGTGGTCCTACAAGCAACTATCCCGACAAAAGATGGGGAGATAACAGTACTGCCAAATCATATTCCATTAATCTCAATATTAAAGCCGGGAGTGATTGAGCTTAAAACTCAAGAGAGAGGCAGAGAGATTATTGCTGTTTCCGGTGGTTTTATTGAAGTCCTGAAGGATAAAATCGTGATACTGGCCGACACGGCAGAAAAAGCGGAAGAGATTGATCTAGAAAAAACAGAAGAAGCCAGAAAACGAGCGGAAAAAATCAAAATAGAAGGAATTCATAAAGACGATGTCTCATTTACTGATGCGACCATAAAGATCGAGAAAGAGATAGCCAGAGCAATCGCCGTAAAACGTTGGAAAAATATAAGGGACTTAAATTAG